AGGACGTACACGAACGGCAGCAGGGTGACGATCCCCACCAGGGACAGGAAAACGTAGTTGGCGGCGTCGAAGATCCGCCCGCCTCGGGTGTTGTGAATCTTCATTAGAACAGTCCGCTCTGGTTGAAGCGTTTTGAGAGCCAGTTGGTGCCGAAGATCAGCACGATGCCCACCAGCGACTTGAAAAGCCCGACGGCGGTGCTATAGCTGTAGGCGCCTTGGGTGATGCCAACAAAGTAGACGTAGGTATCGAAGACATCGGCCACACTGCGGTTGAGTGCGTTGGTCATGAGGTAGATCTGCTCGAAGCCGGTGTTGAGCATCTGTCCGATGGCCAGGATGAGCATCACGATCACCGTGGACCGGATGCCGGGAAGGGTGATGTGCCAAACACGCCGGAAGCGGCCGGCGCCGTCGATGATTGCGGCCTCGTACTGGTCCTGGTCAACGGTTGCCAGCGCGGCGAGGAAAATGATGGTTCCCCAGCCGGTGTTCTTCCAGATTTCCTGGAGCACGATCAGCGGCCGGAACCAGTTGGGATCGGAGAGGATGTCCACGTTGGTGCCGAAGAGTCCGTTGACGAACTGGAAGAGCGGGCCGATGTCCAGCGCGAACAACAGGAAACTCAGGGACGCGACGATGGTCCAGGACAGGAAGTGCGGAATGTAGACGAGCGTCTGGACGGTGCGCTTGAGGATGCTGAGCCGGACTTCGTTGAGCAGCAGCGCCAGCACGATGGTCAGCGGGAACGCGATGCCCAGGTTGAGGAAGGCAAGGATCAGCGTGTTGCCGAGCAGCCGGGGAAAGTCAGGGTTCGCGAAGAAGTCCTGGAAATGCTGCGTTCCCACCCAGGGGCTGCCGTTGACGCCGAGGAAAGGAACGTAGTCCTTGAAGGCGATGGACACCCCGTACATGGGTCCGTACCGGAAGATCGCAAAGTACAGGAGCCCCGGGAGCAGGAGCAGGTAGAGCCACTTGTAGTGGGCGAAGTGGACGGCAAAACCGCGCCGCCGCGCCGGGGCGGGCGGCTGCGTGGCCGCCCGCCCCGGAGCTTTGGTCTCAACGACGGGCGCTGTCACTTCTTGTTTTCCTGCCAGAGCTTGTTGATTTCTTCCTTGACCTTGTCACCGCCGCTGGTGTTCCACAGCTTGATGGCGTCCTTCAGGCCCTGCTCATCGATCTGGCCGGCGAGGTACTTGATGCGGGCGTCGGCAACGATGTTGTCCAGCTGGGCGCCCTTGGCAACGTAGGTTGGCGAGACGAAGGCCGCGGCCGGGTTGTAGACGGCGCTCTTGAGGTCCTCGGCCATCACGTTCTGGCGGTCTTCGAACACTTTTTGTTCGTACTCGGAGGCCTGCTTGACGTCGTAGAAGTTGTTGCCGGTGACGTTGGTGCCAAGCTGTGAGTAGCTCTTGACGTCGGTGTTGATTTCTTTGCCTTCCGGAGTCTCCGGCGTGATCTTGGCAGCGAGGTTGTCCTGGACCGTGAAGTTGACGCCTTCGATGCCGTTGTTCAACAGCACGGCCGCTTCCTTGCTGTTCATGGTGTCCAGGAACTTCAGGACGTTATCCAGCTCAGCTTCCGTGCGGACGCTGGACTTGGGGATGGCCAGGAATCCCGAGTAGCCGTCCGTGGGGTGGGCGTGCAGTTCTCCGTCCGGGCCCTTCAGGCTTCCCACGAAGCCCACTTTGTTCTGGAAGTCAGCAGGGTTGGCCTGCTTGAAAAGGTTGATCAGCACGCTGACCCGGGAGTCGACGTCGACGATGATTCCGCCCTTGCCGTTGAAGAACGGCTCGTTCCACTTGGTGGGATCGAAGGTGGCGAAATCCGGGTTGATGAGTTTCTCGTCCACCATCTTCTTGATGAACCGGTCGGCTTCGAGGAATTCGTCCGTTTCGAAGCTCGGGACCAGCTTGCCGTCCCGTTCCGTCCAGCGGTTGCCTGCGCCAAACCAGGTTTCCATCAGGTCGTAGGGGCTGTTGGTGCCCAGCGATCCCCATTTGGGGATGGTGATTCCGTAGGTGTCATTCTGGCCGTTGCCATCCGGATCCTGTTCGGTGAAGGCCTTGGCAACTTTGTAAAGGTCTTCCACCGTTTCAGGAGCCTTCATGCCGACTTTGTCCAGCCAGTCCTGCCGGAACATCACGGCCGCGCGGATCGGGTTGCGGGCCCGGAACACCCCGTACACCTTTCCGTTGACGCTTGCGTTCTGTTGGACTTCAGGGAAGGTGGTCTTGAGGTTGGGGTAATCCTTGAGTTTGTCCGTCAGGTCCCAGAACGCCCCGGCCTCGGCGTTCTTCACGAAGCCCGGGGACTTGCTCTGGACCACCAGCACCTGTGGAATGTCCGAGGAAGCCAGGGTGATGTTCATCTTGTCTTCGTACGAGGCATTCGGTGCCCACGAGATAGTGATGTCCTTGCCGGTCATCTCTTCGAGCTTCTTCTGTACAGCCCCGTCGGAGGAAGGCGGCTGCGCCTCAAGGAATGGCGCCATGATGCTGATGCTCTTCATGTCGGCGGCTTGGGGCTCACCCCCGCCGCATGCGGTCAGCGCCAGTGCGGCGGAAACAACGACGGCGGCTGCGAGCGTTGATCTTCTACGGTTCATGATGTTCCTTTTCCACTTCTTCGGGGTTGGTGTCCGTCGGGAGTTCCAGGCTTCGGCCGCCGTGGAACCGTTTGATGGTCCACAGCTGCGTACTCACCAAAATTTGATACGTTTCATTAATGTCGCCGCCAGAGCCGGACAGAGTGTTCAGATCCCCTCCTGGCGACCGGCCGGGGATGGCTTGCCCAGGCGGGACAGGCGAGGGAGCTGCACCCACGGCATCCCAAGACGCGACATCGAGGGCCCGGTGCAAATCAGGCCGCATTACCGGCACTTCGGGACCAAGGTCACGCAAGGCTGGCCTCCTTGTTTGCCGGCACGGCGGTGGCGGTGGCAACAAGAGCCGGCCGGGCAGCGGTCACACGTGACGCTGCTCCGGAAGCGGCCGGCGGCGCCAGCACCTCAGCGGCACCATCAGCGGCCGCGCTTCCCTGGGCAACGGCGTCGTCATTGGCTGTGAAGAAGCGGTCGCACAACCAGCCCGTGACGTACAGCCAGGCGCCGACCCCGAAGAACGGAATGAGCCCCGGAACCTGGCGGCACGCGAACGCGGCGGCCACCGTCATAAAGAGCAGGATGGCCGTCCCGGCCAGGTGGCGCATGGCGAAGCGCGAAGACATCAGGAAGTACTGGGGAATGGTCAGCTCGTAGCGGGCAAACATCGGGAAGAGGTGGCAGAGGGCGCCCGCAGCGAACAGGACCAGCAGGAGAACGGCCATGGATGCCACCTGCGATCCAAGGTCCCAGCCGGCCGAGAAGTAGCTCCAGTTCAGGAACAAGGCAGCGGCAACCAACAGCACCGGAACGCCCAGCAGATTCCCTTTGAGGAAGTTCTTGAAGTACTCGCGCGCAAATCGCTTCAGCAGCGGCGCCGCGTTTCCTCGAACCCGGTCGCGCACCAGAATGTGCGCAGCCGCTGTGCTTGGACCTACACCCAGGACCACCCCGCCCAGAAGGGTGAAAGTGAGCCAGAAAATGTTGAGGCAGGCGATCCAGAGAAGTGTGTCGAAGAAGGTGTAAGCCCGGAATCCGAGTCCGCCAGACGGCATGGAAACCCCCCCTTTCTCCATCGTTGCAGAATTGGCAGCCGCGTGTGCGGCATCACAAAGTAAACGGTTTCAGGCAATCTAGCCGCGTCCCGCTATGCCGGTCAAGGGCTTGTTTGAATCGTTACATCTTCTAGGTCGCTTCAGTGCAGCTCCAAGGGTCGCCTACGGGAAAGCGCTTGCCGCGACCGGCACCGAGGCGATAACCTGAAGGCCCGAACCAACTCCGGACGTGGCGATGGCGTCATCCGCCCCTCGTCCAGCCCGCTGTTGTGAACCGCCAGAGGAGACCCATGGGCACGCCGTCAACCGATTCGCCAACCTCGTCTGTGAAGGTGCCCGCCGCCTCCTCCGGAACTGCCCGGGTTGCACTGGTTGGCGTCCACGGATTCGGCGAACACCACCTGCACAACCTGGAGCGGCTCAGCGGCGAAAAGCTGGTGGACCTCGTTGCCGTGGCCGACCCCAACCCGCCCGCCGCAGGCACCCTGCCCGGCACAACGGCTGTCTATCCGGACCTGGACACACTTCTGGCCGCGGACCACAGGCCGGACATCGTCATTGTTGCCACCCCCATCCAGACCCATGCACCACTTGCTTTGTCCGTGCTGGCTTCCTCGGCCCACCTCTACCTTGAGAAACCTCCCGTTGCTTCCATGAAGGACTTCCTCCACCTGCAGGAGGCTGCCGGGAAAGCCGGCAAGAGTGTCCAGATCGGCTTCCAGAGCCTTGGCTCCCACGCCCTCAAGGCGCTGGAGCAGCTCGCCAAGGGTGAAGCAACCGCAGACTTCCCGTCGATCGGCAGGCTCAAAGGGATATCGGCTACCGGCCGCTGGGTGCGCGACCGGGCCTACTACGCCCGGTCACGATGGGCCGGAAAACGTAGCCTGGATGGCGTGGACGTGGTGGATGGCGTTGCAACCAACCCGTTGGCCCACGCCATTGCCACGGCACTGCGGATCGCCGGGGCCCGCACCGCAGCCGACCTGGAGTCGGTGGATACCGACCTTTACCGGGCCAACGACATTGAAGCGGACGACACCTCCGTGATCCGCATGCGCACCATCCAGGGGCTGCCGATCACCTGTGCCCTGACGCTCTGCGCTTCAGAATCGGTGGAACCGTACGTCACCCTGCACGGCACTGAAGGAACCGCGGTGTTCCACTACACCGAGGACCGCGTGACCGTCCACACCGAGGCCGGCGAAGCAACACGGGAGTTCGGACGGGACGACCTGACGGAGAACCTCCTGAGCCATCTTTCCGAAGGCACCCCGCTCCTGAGCCCGCTGGATCACAGCGGCGCCTTCATGAAGGTCCTGGAAGCCATCCGAACAGCTGAACCACCAACCGCCATCCCGTCCGATGCAGTGAACTGGGTGGGAACGGGCCAACAGGCCCACGCGGTACTTCCCGGGATCGAAGAGATCCTGGAACGGGCCACAAAAGCCCACGCCACGTTCTCCGAGCTCGGGGTCTCCTGGGCCTGCCGGGATTCGACCGGCACAGAGCCGCTGTTCACGGATTCCACGGAGGCCTCCCTGCAACGCGGTTCAACGCTCTGGAACGAGCTCTCACCGCGGCCCTACCTGCACCCGGTCTCCACGCTTGCGGGAACAGTTGTTACCGACCACATGCCCGTGGACCACGCGTGGCATCTCGGCGCCGGGTTCGCCCTCCAGGACGTCAATGGCACCAATTTTTGGGGCGGCCGCAGCTACCGTCGCAGCGCCGGCAGGTACGTGGACCTCGAGGACCACGGCCGGATCGCCATCCAAAGCATCGATCGAGGACCGGACAAGACCACGCTGGCCCTGCAATGGATCGCCGCGGACGGTTCCACTCTCCTCCGGGAAGAACGGAGCTTTGCACGTACTTCCATTGACCACCGCACGTGGCGACTGGACATCCGGACCGAACTGACCGGCGTCGTTGATTGCTCCTTGGGCAGCCCGGGCTCGCACGGCGCCGCCGGCAGCGGCTACGGCGGTTTCTTCTGGCGGTTGCCCGCCAACGGTTCGGCCCGCGTCTTCTCCTCCACAGCCGAGGGCGAACCTGACGTGCACGGTACGGTGGCGCCGTGGCTGGCGTGGACCGGGGATTTCGACGGCGGCCCGGCGACTCTGGTGTTCGGCGCGCCCGCCGAGTCCACGGATCCGTGGTTCGTGCGCCTCAACCAATACCCGGCGGTGGGTTCAGCCTTGGCCTGGGATTCACCGGTGGACCTCGCTGCAGGCCAGAGCCTGAGCCGCACCATCACAGTCTGGATCAGCGATGGAACGCTCACGCCAGAGGAGATCGAAGGCTTGGTCGCCTAGGCTCGCGAGCGCCTGCGCAGCAACACGGCAACCACCACGGCGGAGGCCATCCCCAATCCGCCCGTGACCACCAGTCCGGTGCGAACGCCGAACTCCTCCGTCAGCCATCCGGCCAGCAAGCCGCCCACGGCATGCCCACCCAGCAGGAGGGGAAAGTACAGTGCCAGCACCCTGCCCCGGACGTGTGATCCTGCCTCAAGTTGCACCGCAGTAGCGGCACTTGTCAGGAACAACAGGGTCATAAAGCCCACCACCACCAGCATCACAACGAATGATTCCTGGGTGGGCATCAAGGCTGCCAGCAACTGGGACAGGCCGAACAGTCCGGCGCTGGCCACGATTCCCTTGCGGCCGAAGCGTTTGATCCGTGTAGCCAGCAACGCCCCCGTCAACGCTCCCAAGGCGCTGACCGTGTTGAAGAGGCCGAAGCCCGCGGGCCCGCTGTGCCACACCCGGTCAGCGAACGCGGCCAGCACCACGGGCCCGTTCATTCCGAACGCACCCATCAGACCGGCCAGGATCATGGTGAGGAGGAGCGGCGGACGGGCACACACAAAATGGAAGCCGGCCAGGATCTGCCCCCTGCCGTTGGTGCGCGGGAGCGGGTTGTGGTTGTCGGCACCATGGTGCAACTCTGCGGGACGAATCGCCACAATCATGACCAGGACCGCGACCCCAACACCCGCATTGGCCGCAAACGCCGCCGCCGGTCCGGCCTGGGCGATCACGACGCCGGCAAGGGCGGGCCCCAGCATTGCGCCGAGTTGTCCTATGGCGCTGTTGAGCCCGATCGCTGCGGGCAGGCCCCGGTCCCCGACTACCTCGTTGACGAAGACCTGCCGCGCAGGCCCGTCGATGGCGGTGGTGACGCCAAGGATGATGCAGCTGGCGTAGACAACCCCGACGTCGGTTCCGCCGGTTGCGCTCCAAGCGGCCAGTCCCGCTGCCAGCACCGTTGCCACCGATTGGCAGGCCAACAGGATCCGGCGTTTGGGAAAGAGATCCACCAGCACGCCGCTGAGCGGACCCACCACCAGCATGGGCAGGAATTGGAGTGCCACGGCCAGCCCCACCGCTGCGGGGCTTCCGGTCAGTTGCAGGACCAGCCAATCCTGCGCGAGCCGCTGCATCCAGACGCCGCCGCTGCCGGCCAGCGTCAGTGCAACGAAGATGCGGTAGTTGTGCTGCCGGAGCGGGTAGTGCCACGTCTCCGGATCAGGATCGGTTGGAGCAGGACGTCGGGAAGTGAAGCGCTGGGAAAACGGGCGCGGCGGCAAGGCTGGGGTCAGCTCCTATGAGCGGGATCGGATCTTGATGGCGGCTGCGGCGAGGACGAGCGTTCCGGGGACAATCACAAAGAGCGCCTGAAGCATCCACACGAACACCACGGCCATGCCCATCGCTGCAAGCAGCAACAGCGTGCCCGACCAGTCGCGCAGCATTTCTTCCTTGGCGTTCGAGTACGCGGCTACCCAGCGGTCCCGGCCTGCAATCTCTTCCCGGCCGCTCCAACCCGCGGCGATCCTCAGCAGCAGGACGGCGCCCACGGCGGCCAGCGCGACTGTCGCCGGCAGGATCAGCGAGCGTCCCGGCAGTTGCCCCACCAGTGCGAGCAGCAGGTTCAGGACAATCACGACGCCGGCTGCCGCCGTCGTGATCCCGAACTTCCAGCTGCCGGGCAGTGCCAGGCGGAAGTTCCGCCACAGGGTCTTGAGGGAATCGTCCCTGCCGCTGAGGTGCCTCTCGAGGTGCGCGACGCCGGCAGCATAGGCCGCGGGCAACGTCACCAACGGCAGGGACAACAGGAGCACTATGACGCCGGCGAGGATGGCTTCGGAAAAGAGGGCAAAGCGGTTGACCGGGATGCCCGGCTTGTCCGAAGACTGTCCAGTGGTGTCCATGATGCTCATGTGCCTTCTCCTAGCCCTTGAGGCCTTGGGTTGAAACGCCTTCGACGATGTAGCGCTGGAAGATCAGGAAGAACACCAGCACCGGCAGCAGGGCGAGGACCGACATGGCAATCATTGCGCCGTAGTCGGAGGACTGTGTCTGGTCCACGAACAACCGCAAGGCGAGCGGGAGCGGATACTTTTCCGGGGTGTTGAGGTACAGCAGCGGACCCAGGAAGTCGTTCCAGCTCCAGATGAAGGAGAAGATGGACGTGGAAATCAGTGCCGGCTTCATCAGCGGGAGCATGATCGAGCCGAAGATCCGCACATGCCCGGCACCGTCGATGCGCGCTGCTTCGTCCAGTTCAGCAGGCAGGTTCCGCATGAACTGCACCATCAGGAAGACGAAGAAGGCATCGGCTGCGAGGAACTTGCCGATCAGCAACGGCACGTACGTATCCACCAGTCCCAGCTGCTGGAACACGATGTACTGCGGAATGATCACCACGTGGAAGGGCAGCAGAAGGGTGGCAATCATCATGCCGAAGAACAAGCCGCGCCCCGGGAAGTTGATCCGGGCGAACGCGTAGGCGGA
The Paenarthrobacter ureafaciens genome window above contains:
- a CDS encoding MFS transporter, encoding MPPRPFSQRFTSRRPAPTDPDPETWHYPLRQHNYRIFVALTLAGSGGVWMQRLAQDWLVLQLTGSPAAVGLAVALQFLPMLVVGPLSGVLVDLFPKRRILLACQSVATVLAAGLAAWSATGGTDVGVVYASCIILGVTTAIDGPARQVFVNEVVGDRGLPAAIGLNSAIGQLGAMLGPALAGVVIAQAGPAAAFAANAGVGVAVLVMIVAIRPAELHHGADNHNPLPRTNGRGQILAGFHFVCARPPLLLTMILAGLMGAFGMNGPVVLAAFADRVWHSGPAGFGLFNTVSALGALTGALLATRIKRFGRKGIVASAGLFGLSQLLAALMPTQESFVVMLVVVGFMTLLFLTSAATAVQLEAGSHVRGRVLALYFPLLLGGHAVGGLLAGWLTEEFGVRTGLVVTGGLGMASAVVVAVLLRRRSRA
- a CDS encoding ABC transporter permease: MTAPVVETKAPGRAATQPPAPARRRGFAVHFAHYKWLYLLLLPGLLYFAIFRYGPMYGVSIAFKDYVPFLGVNGSPWVGTQHFQDFFANPDFPRLLGNTLILAFLNLGIAFPLTIVLALLLNEVRLSILKRTVQTLVYIPHFLSWTIVASLSFLLFALDIGPLFQFVNGLFGTNVDILSDPNWFRPLIVLQEIWKNTGWGTIIFLAALATVDQDQYEAAIIDGAGRFRRVWHITLPGIRSTVIVMLILAIGQMLNTGFEQIYLMTNALNRSVADVFDTYVYFVGITQGAYSYSTAVGLFKSLVGIVLIFGTNWLSKRFNQSGLF
- a CDS encoding extracellular solute-binding protein, producing MNRRRSTLAAAVVVSAALALTACGGGEPQAADMKSISIMAPFLEAQPPSSDGAVQKKLEEMTGKDITISWAPNASYEDKMNITLASSDIPQVLVVQSKSPGFVKNAEAGAFWDLTDKLKDYPNLKTTFPEVQQNASVNGKVYGVFRARNPIRAAVMFRQDWLDKVGMKAPETVEDLYKVAKAFTEQDPDGNGQNDTYGITIPKWGSLGTNSPYDLMETWFGAGNRWTERDGKLVPSFETDEFLEADRFIKKMVDEKLINPDFATFDPTKWNEPFFNGKGGIIVDVDSRVSVLINLFKQANPADFQNKVGFVGSLKGPDGELHAHPTDGYSGFLAIPKSSVRTEAELDNVLKFLDTMNSKEAAVLLNNGIEGVNFTVQDNLAAKITPETPEGKEINTDVKSYSQLGTNVTGNNFYDVKQASEYEQKVFEDRQNVMAEDLKSAVYNPAAAFVSPTYVAKGAQLDNIVADARIKYLAGQIDEQGLKDAIKLWNTSGGDKVKEEINKLWQENKK
- a CDS encoding DUF6807 family protein; this encodes MGTPSTDSPTSSVKVPAASSGTARVALVGVHGFGEHHLHNLERLSGEKLVDLVAVADPNPPAAGTLPGTTAVYPDLDTLLAADHRPDIVIVATPIQTHAPLALSVLASSAHLYLEKPPVASMKDFLHLQEAAGKAGKSVQIGFQSLGSHALKALEQLAKGEATADFPSIGRLKGISATGRWVRDRAYYARSRWAGKRSLDGVDVVDGVATNPLAHAIATALRIAGARTAADLESVDTDLYRANDIEADDTSVIRMRTIQGLPITCALTLCASESVEPYVTLHGTEGTAVFHYTEDRVTVHTEAGEATREFGRDDLTENLLSHLSEGTPLLSPLDHSGAFMKVLEAIRTAEPPTAIPSDAVNWVGTGQQAHAVLPGIEEILERATKAHATFSELGVSWACRDSTGTEPLFTDSTEASLQRGSTLWNELSPRPYLHPVSTLAGTVVTDHMPVDHAWHLGAGFALQDVNGTNFWGGRSYRRSAGRYVDLEDHGRIAIQSIDRGPDKTTLALQWIAADGSTLLREERSFARTSIDHRTWRLDIRTELTGVVDCSLGSPGSHGAAGSGYGGFFWRLPANGSARVFSSTAEGEPDVHGTVAPWLAWTGDFDGGPATLVFGAPAESTDPWFVRLNQYPAVGSALAWDSPVDLAAGQSLSRTITVWISDGTLTPEEIEGLVA
- a CDS encoding YesL family protein, which translates into the protein MPSGGLGFRAYTFFDTLLWIACLNIFWLTFTLLGGVVLGVGPSTAAAHILVRDRVRGNAAPLLKRFAREYFKNFLKGNLLGVPVLLVAAALFLNWSYFSAGWDLGSQVASMAVLLLVLFAAGALCHLFPMFARYELTIPQYFLMSSRFAMRHLAGTAILLFMTVAAAFACRQVPGLIPFFGVGAWLYVTGWLCDRFFTANDDAVAQGSAAADGAAEVLAPPAASGAASRVTAARPALVATATAVPANKEASLA
- a CDS encoding carbohydrate ABC transporter permease, which codes for MTTTATPMQSASAPAPAPAYNPKSESGTAKRVKSIIFHVVALALVAIVLYPALWMIASSFKPNSEIGGGNTALWSANFSFDNFITAMDGIGGVSTLTFFTNSLVLAVGAVVGTILSASVSAYAFARINFPGRGLFFGMMIATLLLPFHVVIIPQYIVFQQLGLVDTYVPLLIGKFLAADAFFVFLMVQFMRNLPAELDEAARIDGAGHVRIFGSIMLPLMKPALISTSIFSFIWSWNDFLGPLLYLNTPEKYPLPLALRLFVDQTQSSDYGAMIAMSVLALLPVLVFFLIFQRYIVEGVSTQGLKG